Part of the Elusimicrobiota bacterium genome, AGCTATTCTGTAACTTCAGCGCTTCAGAACTTCTAGCGCTTCAGCACTGGCGTCATGCTTCATACAGCCTTTCGGCCGCCTCAAATACCTTGTCCGCCGTTATGAGCCGCATGCACAAAAAATGCCCGCGCGGGCATTTTTTTGAGCCGTGCAGGGCGCAGGGTCGGCATTTAAGCGGTGTTTCAATTACTTCCGTTTTTTCTCCGTGGGGAAAAAAGCCAAGTTCTCTGGTAGTGGGGCCGAAGACCGCGGCCACCGGCACGCCAAGCGCCGCCGCTATATGCATTGGTCCGGAATCGTTGGTGATAAAAAGCTTAAGCCCGGCTATCAGGCCCATAAGTTCTCCGATGCCGGTTTTTCCGGTAAGGTTAAGACAGTTTTCGTCTCCGGCCATCCCGGCTATTTCACTGTTCCAGACGGCTTCACCCGGACCGCCCACCAGCAATATCCGCGAGCGGTGCGTAAAAGCCAGTTTTCTGATAAGCGCTGCCCAGCACTCTTTCGGCCAGCGCTTGGTAAACCAGGCCGAACCCGCGTTCAGGCCGATCAGAATTTTCTCGCCGGGGGCAAACTTCTCAATAGTTCCGGCCGCGGCGGCCACTCCGCCGCCTGGCCAGGCTGCGGGGCGGCCGGACTGCGGGGCCGGGGACACGGGGGAAGGCCCGCACGCGAGCGGCGCTAAAAGTGTAAGATTGCGTTCCGCGTCGTGCAGAAGCCAGGAAAAAGGCGCTTTATGCGTGAAGAGAAAGCTTCCCGCGCTTGTGGAAAAACCGGAGCGAAGCGGTATGCCGGCCGCGCGGGCGAGCAAAGCGGTTCTGAGAGAGCGGTGTGGAATGATGGCGGCTTCAAACTTTCTGCTTTTCAGCTCACTCACCAGGCGAAGAAATTCACCGGCGGCGGAGGGGGCTGTTTTTTTGTTGTCCGTGATCACCTCCGCGCAAAGGCCGGAAGCCGAAAAAAGCCCGGCGGTTTCGGGCCTTGTCAGGACGGTAATGGATGCGTCCGGCCTTATTTCTTTGAGCTTTTTTAAAAGGGGCAGAGTCAGCACGCAGTCGCCCAAAAAAGCGCTTTGAAAAACGCAAAACTTTACTGGTGAGACACTCACACCTGCCAAAGGCGGGTGGGGGACTATGGACCGGAAGCCGGCGGTTTGCGCGATACTCCAGTCTCCAAGGAGCGGCCCGGTATATTTTACGGGCACGCCAAGGCGGCCAAGCGTTTCCAGGTAACGCTCAAGGGTGTGCTTTTCAAGCGCAGGGCTTGGCACTCTGAAATTTACGAACAGCCTGCGGGCCAATGAATCTTTGCGGTAGCGGATTTTTAACGGCGCCCTTATCAGGGTGGAAAGCAGGCGGCTGCGAAGGGTGGCGTGGAGGTCAATTATAAGATCGTAACCGGCTGAGTTGAGCGTCCGGGCTGTTTTAAAGAGCCCCCGGAATTCCACCGCCCCCGAAAGAAAAACGCTGTTGGAGGCCGCGGCGGCGAACTGGTGTTTTACCAGCAGATCTATGCGGGCCTCCGGCCATCTGTCTTTAAGATTGCGCAGCACAGGCGCCGTCAGTATGATGTCGCCCAAAGACGACATCCTGATAACCAGGATTTTCGGGGTCTCCGTAAGTATTTCCATTATCAATTAAAAATTATATCATTTAGCGACTGTTCAGGTGGATAGGTGCAGCAAGAAAGGCTGTTGGACTGGCCGCCGGGCTGTGTATCGGGCAGCCAAAACAGCCTAAGGAATCACAAAAAATGGCTGACAAGCCCTGCTAAAAAACCGGGGGGGAACAAACCTGTAACGTAATAAACATTGATATGTAACATGATTTCAGCTATCAATATAATATGCATAAATACGCGGGGCCATTTTACCGGGTCATTCTTTTCGCGGCCGTATTATTTTTCTACGGGTTGACAGGGGCTTTAATGAGGTCAAACTCTTTCCGCATCCTGATAAGCGAGCAGGCGACGGTGGGCAATAGCGTCGCTAAAACAGGGGGAGGCTATTCTCTTTTAGGGAGCACAGGCCAGATGGGCGCCGAAACCCCGCTTTCCGGCGGGCGCTATACCGTAAGCTGGGGGGCGGTAAACTCCTGGAGGCCTGCGCAGGCGGATGTGTCTGCCGCGCATGTTTATCCCAACCCCTGCAACATCAGGAATAACTGCACTTCAGTCACTTTCACACGTCTCACGCTCAGGGCCGAAGTTGATATTTATACCCTCTCTGGCGAGTTAGTGAAACGCCTGAAAAAGAGTGATAATACAGACAGCGTTGTCTGGCGGGAACTTAAAAACGATAACGGTTCCACCGTGGCAAGCGGGCTTTATCTTTACCTTGTAAAAGGGGAAGGTTCGTCAAAGAGCGGAAAACTGGTTCTGATAAGGTAGCGGTGTTCGGGAGATTTTATATGAAAAAATGTCTGACGATGGCGATTTTCATGGCGGCCGCTTTGGTTTCTTATGCGCCGGCGGGGGAAATAAGCCCGGGGGCCGTGCCCGGCTCCATAAACTACCAGGGCCGCCTTGAGCGGGACAACGCCCCAGTAAGCGGCAATATACACCTGATCTTTAAAATTTATAACGTTTTGACAGGCGGAACGCCGCTCTGGACCAGCGCAACTCCTGAGAAGCCGGAGGTAGAGGCTACCGCGGTGCAGGGTATTTTCAGCACGAACATCACGCCTCCCTGGGGGACTTTTGCCGGCGCCGGAACCCTTTATCTTGAGGTGGAGGTGGAAAGCGAGACTCTTACACCCCGCGAACCGCTGAACAGCGTGTCGTACGCAATAGTGGCGAAGAAACTTGAAGACGGATCCAGCCTTGGCGTTTCAACTTTTACGGCAGCCTACCAGGTGCTGCTGGCCACTACTTCAAACTCCAATGTCGGGATAGGTATTACCGACACGCCCCCCAGTAAGCTTACAGTAAACGGCAATATTAAATTGCTTGGCTCGGGTAACGGCATCAGCTTCCCGGGCGGCTCCTTTATGACAGCAGCCAATATTGGCTCGGCCAATGGAATCGCCTCTGACGATTTTGTGGTGATAAAGGCCGCCAACGTCTCCCCCGGGGATGTCATCTTCAACACCCCGACTCTAGAACTCGCCCGCATTACCAACGATGGAAAGATGGGTATCGGGACTCCAAGCCCTATGGGAACGCTGGATGTGAACGGCAGCCTGTATCTTGGCGACGCCGGTATTTACAACACACACCTCGGAGTAGTTAACATCCAGGGGAACCTGTTTGTGGCGAACGGCCGCATAACCGGCAATAATTCCGAGTATATTTCACTTGGCGAAAGTAACGATGTTATAGCCCTTTGGTCCGGCGGGGCGGAGCGCATGCGCGTTCATTCGAACGGGAATGTCGGCATAGGGACGGCGGCGCCGGGATATAAACTTGACGTGAGCGGCGATATACATACTAACACCGGGCTGCTTGCAAGCGCCGTTTCCGCCGGGGCTTACAGCGGCTGGACCTCCTCTCCCAATGAAATACGCGCGGCGAACGCCACGCACCTGCTGCTGCAACAGAACAACTCTTACAATGTCGGCATAGGTACGGACTCCCCCAGGGAAAAACTGCATGTGCACGGCAATGTGCGCGCCGATTACGGTATTATAGCGGCCACGGCGGCTTTTGCAGGCGATGTCGCGGTAAATGGTAATTTCACCGCCAATTCAGGCCTTGGCAGCCAGGTTTTTCTCTCTTCCACCGTTGTTTACGGCAGTCTTACCGTGACTGGCGCAATAGGTTCCGTAAAGGGGGATCCGGCCTATTTAAGCCCTGATAATATCTTCTACGGTCAGAACACTTTCAAGAAGCAGGTTGTGGCTTCGGACGATATTATAACCAGCAGCCGCGTGGGAGTAGGCGCGGCGAATTTTAATTTTACCGGCTCAAGATATTTGCAGATAGGCGACAGCAACTCCATATTCAGCAACGACAATTCGCTGGCTTATCTGGTGGGCGGCGGCAACGCCGACGCAAAATTCTATTTTTACCGCGGCGCGGCGCAAATTGCCGGTTTGGAAACCCAGCTTGCCTATCCTAAAGCGCTTGCGCTGACCGTGGGCGGCGGCGGCGGACAGACAAAAATGCTGGTTGACGACGTGTATTGGCGCATGCAGAACAATGTGGTGTGGATTTCCACCGGTTATAACACCACGCCCGCCGTATTCGTAAGTTCTTATATGGGCAATGTGGGCATAGGAACCTCGATAATGGATCCGAACAACAAATTAACGGTGGAGGGCAATCTCAGAATATCCGGTACCTCTTCGCCGGGGCAGCTTTACGGCCTGATATTTTCCGACGGCTCCAAAATGACCACCGCAAACCTGGGCTCGGCTTCGGGCATATCAACCAACAATGACGCGCTTGTTCAGGCCAACGCCGATAACCACGGCGGCAGCGTTATATTGAAATCCGGCAATGTCGACGGCATGATAATAAACAGCGGCGGCAATGTGGGCGTGGGAACGCTGAACCCCACTGGGAAATTAAACGTCAGAGGGGGGGCGCTGGTTATCGGCAGTCCGCAGGGAATCTCCTCATACCTTGCCGGTACAAACCTTTTAGTGGGCGGAGATTTGATCCTTGACGGCGGCCTGGTACAGCGCTCGACCACGCTGACCTATTTTGCCGCTCTGATTGTCGCGGGCAATGTACAGCTTTCCACCGCCCCCGCGGCTATGACAGGCATCGGGACAGTCTCTCCGGACCAAAGACTGACGGTCGCGGGGAACATCTCCCAAACGGGCGTGCTGATTTCAAGCGGAAGCGGCAATAATTATTTTGCCGGCAGCCTGGGCATAGGCACTACGGGGCCTAACAGCAAACTCGGGGTTCTCGGCAATATGGCGGTGGGGGCGGCTTACGGGATTATGGCTGCGCCGGCGTCAGGAGCCATAATAGAAGGCAATACGGGCATAGGCACTGCGGCGCCAAAAGGGAAATTGGATGTGGCCGGCGGATTATCGATCGGCGGTTATGCCGGAGTAAACGCGCCGCCGTCAAATGGAATAATAATAAGCGGCAGCGCGGGCATCGGAGCGATTTCTCCCGACCAGCAACTGACAGTCTCAGGCAACATTTCCCAGACGGGTATGATAATTTCAAGCGGAAGCGGCAATAATTATTTTGCCGGCAAGATGGGCCTGGGGACAACATCTCCGGATCAAAAACTGACGGTTTCGGGCAACATCTCCCAAACGGGCGTGCTGATTTCAAGCGGAAGCGGCAATAATTATTTTGCCGGCAATATCGGCGTCGGGACGGCGAATCCGGGAGCGAAACTTGATGTGGAAGGCAACGCGCAGTTCGGACAGGGAGCGGCCAAATCCACTTTCACGGCCGCGGGCGTTCTTCAACTGGCAAGCCCGCTTTCAAGCCTTTACGGCGGAACCGGCGCGAACCTGAGCGCCGGGGCTATAGGCGCGGTCCCTTATTTTTCCGCCGCCGGCGTTATGAGCGCCCTTGGAGCCGGCACGGCCAATTATCTTCTGCAGGCCAACGGCGCCGCAACTCCGGGCTGGGTGCAGTCCACCGAAGCCGCCACCGTCAACACTGTAGTGCGGCGCGACGCCAACGGAGATTTCTCCGGCCATACTATTACCGCCACCAATTTCATCGGCAGCATCAGCGGCAACGCGGATACCGTGGATAATTTCCATGCCAGTAACCAGATTCTGCCGATTGTGGGTAATACTATTCCGGTTCGTACTGCTGCTGGCTATCTCTATAACAATTACTTCAATATGACTGCCGATGCCGGCAACGCCACCACGCCCCAATATTTAGTCGGCGAATGGAGCAGCGATAATTTCCTGCGCTATGTGCTGCCTTCCAATGTCACAGTCGGAAAAGCCACCGCCCTGGCCGCGGACCCGACCGATTGTACGCTGCCGGATGTCGCCCTGGGTATAAACGCGTCGGGAACCGCGCAATGCGGGACGTTGAAAGTAAGCTACACGGCTACAAGCCCGGCCGGATATTACGCTGTGTATGCGCCTTAAACCGGGAATCCATTGTGATATATTTTAAATGATATGAAAAGGTCAACGATTTTCCTGGCTCTGATATTTTTTCCGGCAAGCCGCATCGTTGCCGCGCATACGGCCAAGCCGGAAAAAGTCGCGCTTGACCTGCATGTAATGAGCATGTGCCCATACGGCGTACAGGCTGAAAACGGCATATTTCCCGCGGTCGCGAGCTTAAAGGATTTTACCGATCTCCGGCTGTTTTTCATCGCCGATAAATCCACTCCCGCCGCGGGCGGAACTCCGGAATTCCGCAGCATGCACGGGCAAAAAGAAGTGGATGAGGATTTGCGTCAGCTATGCGTAATGGAACACTTCCCGGAAAAATTCATGGTTTTCATTCTGGAAAGGAACAAAAGTATTAATGACTCCGACTGGCAGAAAGCCGCCTCGCTGGCGGGGATTTCGTCTTCAGCCGTTCAAAACTGTTCCGGCGGGGCTGAAGGCGCGGCTTTGCTTTCAAAAAGCCTGGAATTTTCAATAGAACGCAAAGCCGGCGCTTCCCCCACGATTTACGTGGATTCAATTGCCTATAACGGAAGCCGCAGTTTGCGTTCCATCACACTGGCTATTTGCGATGCCCTGAAAGGCAAAGGCATTTTACGGCTGCCTGCTGCCTGCTCAAAAGCGGAAAATATGCCTCCCGAGACGACGGGATCCGGCGGAGGCTGCGGCGACAACCCTGTCGAGTTTGACGCGCTGGCCGTAGTTGAGACGGGCTGTAAATTCTGCGGCGCGACATTGGCGGAAACGATTAAACAGATCCACCCCGGCGTCAACATCCGGATAATAGACGCCGGTTCCAAAGAGGGCGAGGGACTGATAAAACAATATGACGCCCGGGTTTTGCCGCTTTACGTGCTGGATAAAAAGGTGGAACATGACCCCAATTTTCAGAATCTCCTGAAAGTTTCCTATGCAAAATCGCATGATAATTATTTGATATTGCCTGGGCAGGGAAATTATACTCCCAGCGTTCAGTTAAGGCGCAAACGAGCCCCGGGGCAGATAGATGTATTTGTCAAAAGTCTTTCCCCTGTGACGACGGCAGCCGAGGCGGAATTTTTAAAATTTCTGACTGAAACAAAAGCCTCCGATCTGACCTTCAGCTTTCATTACATTACGCAGGCGGTGGCCGCCGCGACTGAGGCGCCCGCCTCGCCCGGTCCGGCTTCAGGAAAAGCGGCCGGCGTCCCCCGGAGAGGCGATAAAGCCGGTCACCCAGCCTCTTTGACCGCGGATAAAGGCGACTTGGAGATCGACGAAGATATCCGGCAGATATGCATTTTTCAGCATGCCTCAATAGATAATTTTTTCACGTATCTGAACTGCCGCAATCAGAACCTGGATGATACCATGCGGGCTTCGTCATGTATTGAAAAATCGGAAACCATAACAAAGTGTATAGCGTCGGGCGAGGGCCTTGAACTGCTCAGGCAGGATGCGTCTTTAATCCGCGAGCTTGAAATTAAAGACGGTCCCGCGTTCCTTTGGGAAAACCGGTACGGGCCCTTCGGCTGGAACGAAGCGGACTGGAAAAGCATGATAAGCGGAGTTAAACAGCAGTAAAGAAGCGTAAAATGGGAAATTTAACCGATCAATGCCGAAAAGGTTTTCACGCGTCCATCGTGCGCATACTGGTATGGGTTTTGATGTCCTTGCCGGGGATGGTTTACGGCTGGACGGATGTTATCAGCGCCGGCGTCAATATCCGCAAGGTTCATATTGATGAGCTGCGCACGGCGGTTAATAACAAGCGCACAGACTATGGTTTTTCCGCGGCGGCCTGGAATGAAAATGGCGACGACGCCACCATCACAGCCGGCACCACACGCATCCGCAAGATTCATTTTGATAACCTGCGCGACAAGCTGGATGATATTAATACGGCATTCAATGGCTGGTGTTCCGGCGTGGTTCCGGCGGCTCCAGGCTGGGGCGCCATCACCGCCGGCTCCACGCTCGTCAGCGCTTCGCATATCACCCAGTTGCGCAACGCGGTTGACGCGATAGGCGCGGCCAGCGGCTGTTGTCCGGTCTGCCGCTATGCCGATGGGGCTAACGGCTGCAGCAATCTTGCCGGCCCGCAGCCGGGATGCAACACATGTTCCGGCAGTTTTACCAGAACCTGCGGCGGCGGAACCTGCAATAATAACACGAATTGTCTGACGCAGTGCGCAAGCGGGACCGCGGTGCGCACGGGCTGCACCGCCAACGCCTGCTCGGGCTCATCCGCATGCAGCACGGCCGCCTGCTGTGTTGACGGCACGCACTCAGGAGTATACCCCGGCACCTGTTCGTCCGGCAGCGGCTGCTCCGGTACCTGCAGCAGTCCGGCGGCCTGTCCGACCGGCACACAGGGCGCGTGTTATAATGCAACCCACCCCTGCTCATATGGCGGCAACTGCTCAGGCGGCGCCTGCGATGGCTGCGCGCAGGGTTCCGCCTGCGCCTGCTCCGGCAATTCCACCACGACCTGCGGCGGCGGAACCTGCAACATTAACACGAATTGTCTGACGCAGTGCGCGGACGCTACCAATGTGCGCACTGGCTGCACCGCAAACGCCTGCTCGGGCTCGTTAGGGTGCGATCAGAACGCCTGCTGTGTAGACGGGACACACAGAGGCAATCACCCCGGCACCTGCTCGGCCGGCAGCGGCTGCTCCGCGACCTGCAGCTTTTCGGTCGTCTGCCCGACCGGCACGCAGAACACATGTTACAACGCTACTACCCCCTGTTTATTTAGCGGCAACTGCTCAGGCGGTACCTGCGGTACTTGCGCCGCAGGTACCGCCTGCTCGGGCGGCACGCCGAACTGTTGCCTTGGAAACTGTCAAGCTAGCGCAACCTGCCCATAGAATTGCAATTCGGGTTTGAACAAGCGGCAGTGGAGTCAAGGGGTTTAATTCTGAACCCCTTTTCATTTCAGGCTTATTTCAGGAAAGGGGAAATAGCGGCGAGTGTTTTTTCGGTCGCTCCCTGAAGGGAGCGGAGGGATTTTAAGGAATTTTCTCCGGCATCCTTAAGGAAAGCCGGGTCGCCAAGCAGCATATTGAGCCTTGCGCCCAGTTCCGCGGCGTCACGCACCATAAAACCGCCCTTAAATTTCAGCAGGGCTGCGCCCGCGAGTTTAGCGTTTTTATAATTCGGCCCGAACAGGACCGGCTTTGAAAACAGGGCCGGCTCAAGCAGGTTGTGCCCCCCGGTGTTGTCCAGCGTCCCTCCCACAAAACATACCGTGGAAACGGCATAGAAGGCCTGCAGAAGGCCCATGGCGTCAACCAGCAGACAATCCGCCCCGCCCCTTTGGAACAATCTGTCGGCATGGGCGGTTCCGGGTGATGTGGTAGTGCCCGCTTCCTGGGCCAAAGGGGCGGGGCCAGCGGACCACCTGACAAACGCTACCGAACGGCTGCGCGCAATAGCTTCCGTTTCAGCAAGCCTTTCCGTATGGCGCGGCACAATTATAAGTTTAAGGGCCGGAATCTTTTTTTTAGCTTCCAGCCAGGCATCTATTATTACGTGCTCTTCTTCAGGATGGGTGCTGCCGGCGGTTATTACAGGCGTGCCCTCCCAGAGCGAGGCCTTGATAAAGCCTGAAACTTCAGCGCTGCCGGAGGGTGAAGCCCCTATTAAATCGTGCTTTAAATTGCCTGTTTCAATTACTTTGCCGTAGAGTCCCGGCAGAAGACTGAGCTTTTCCGCGTCCCACGGGCTTTGCGCCAGCACACGCTTTATGCCTGAAAAAATCAGCCGCGTAAGCGGGGCAAATGCCCGGTAAAGTGCGAGCGTTTTTTTGGAGACGCGAGCGTTTATCATAAATACCGGCACACCCGCTTTCCCCGCGCAAAAAAGCATATTGGGCCAGATCTCGGTTTCAACGATTATCAAGGCGCGGGGAGCTGTTTTTTTAATGAAAGCCCTTGTGAGAGGGTAGAAGTCAAGCGGGGCCAGGCGGACATTCGCGGAAAGTTTAAGCGCCTCCTCTCTGCCGGACCAGCTTGAAGCGGTTAT contains:
- a CDS encoding T9SS type A sorting domain-containing protein is translated as MRSNSFRILISEQATVGNSVAKTGGGYSLLGSTGQMGAETPLSGGRYTVSWGAVNSWRPAQADVSAAHVYPNPCNIRNNCTSVTFTRLTLRAEVDIYTLSGELVKRLKKSDNTDSVVWRELKNDNGSTVASGLYLYLVKGEGSSKSGKLVLIR